The window GCTCGTTCCAGCCGGTGCCGACGCCGAGGTCGAACCGGTGCCCGGAGAGCCGGTCGAGCGTCGCGACCTGCTTGGCCAGCGCGAACGGCTCCCGCAGCGGCACGATCAGCACCGACGTCCCGAGCCGGATCCGCTCGGTCCTGGCGGCGACGTGGGCGAGCGTGACGAGCGGCTCGTAGACGCCGCCGAAGACGTCCCCGAAGGCGCCGGGCGGGATGAGGTGGTCGGGCAGCCAGGCGGCGTGGTAGCCGAGGTCCTCGGCCAGGCGGGCCAGCTCGGCGGGACGCGCGGGGTCGAGGTCCGGCTGCTCGTTCGGGAGCACGACTTCCAGGAAATGTTCGGTCATGCCGGCGACGTTAGATCTTCACATCGGTGTGAAGGTCAACTTGCCAGGGGGGTAAATGCGGATCGGCGAGCTCGCGGGACGCACCGGTGTCAGCACCCGGCTGCTGCGCTACTACGGGGAACAGGGGCTGCTGACGGCTTCGCGCGACGGCAACGGCTACCGGACCTACGACGAGGACGCCGTCGTGCGCGTGCGGCAGATCCGGCGGCTGCTGGCCGCGGGGCTCACCACCGAGGTCATCGCTTCGGCGCTGCAGTGCGCTCGAGGTGAGGAGGCCCACCTCGACCTGTGCCCGGAGCTGGCCGGCTTGCTGCACCGCGAACTGACCGCGATGGACGACCGGATCGGCGTGCTGCAGCGGCGCCGGAGCACGCTGGCCGGGTACTTGTCCGCCGACGGCTGACGGCGTCTCGATACGCTGGACGGCGCGGGACCGGCGCGTGTCCTGACGGGGGAGTTCCGCCTGGTGTGCCAGGCTTGACGAGGTGAAGGACGACGAGTGAACCGGCAGCCGCTGCGCCTGGCCATCATCGAGGCCACCCGCATTCTCGAACGCGCCGGCGTCGCTTCGCCGCGGTTCGACGCCGAGGTGATCGCGGCGCACGTGCTCGGGGTCGACCGCGGGCGGCTGCCGATGGTGCCGCTGGTCGATCCGCCGGTCGTCGAGGCCATCGGGCAGCTCGTCCAGCAGCGCGCGAAGCGGATCCCGCTGCAGTACCTGACCGGCTGGGCCGCGCTGGGGGAGATCAGCGTCGCGGTCGGCGCGGGGGTGTTCGTGCCGCGGCCGGAGACCGAGCTGCTGCTCGAGTGGGGCGTGAAGTTCCTGCAGGGCCGCGAGTTCCCGGTCGTGGTGGACCTGTGCACCGGCTCCGGCGCGCTCGCGCTGGCGGTGGCGCACGCCCGCCCGGACGCGGTGGTGTACGCGGTGGACGTCGACCCGCAGGCACTGGCCTGGGCCCGGCACAACGCGGACGTCCACGCGGACGCGGGCAACACCCCGATCCGCCTGTATTCGGGCGACATCGGCGACCCGACGATGTTCGCCGAGCTGGACGGCCTGGTCGACCTGGTGCTGTGCAACCCGCCGTACGTCCCGGAGGGCACCCCGGTGCCGCCGGAGGTCGCGGAGCACGACCCGCCGCGCGCGGTGTTCGCGGAGGAGAGCGGGCTGGCGGTGATCCGCCACGCGATCGCGGCGGGCGCCCGGCTGCTGCGGCCCGGAGGCGGACTGGCGATCGAGCACGACGACACGCACGGCTCGGCCGTTCCGGCGCTGGTGCGGGCCCGGCGGGTGCTGACGGGGGTCGAGGACCACGCGGACCTGACCGGGCGGGCCCGGTTCGTCACGGCTCGAAGGCTGGGCTGAGCAGCCCTGCTCGGGACCCGCCCTCTGGGGCGTGCCCTTGTCCGGCGTGTCGAGACCCCGGGCGAAAGGCGGGGAAAGCCAACGCCACGGCCTCGTTGTCCACATCACGGCCCGCCTGTGGACAAGACTTTCGTTGTGCGGCAAGCGGGTAAACCTCCTGCCGCGGCAGAATTCCGGCACGGCGGCTCAATACGGTCGATCACCGGGAACCACCTCCCCGTGGGTTCCCAGTGAAGGAGCCGCAGATGCGCCCCAGCACCCCGAAAGCGCTCGCCCTGCTCGCCGCGGTCACCGTCCTCAGCGGGCTCGGCGCCGGCACCGCCGCCGCCGAGCCGCTCACCCGTGGCTGGCCCGCCCCGATCGACGCCGCCCACTGGGAGAACCAGGACCACATGACCTGGTCCGACTACACGAAGGTGCCCGGGACGAACTGGGCCGACCCGAGCGTCAAGCCGACCCAGCGGACCTTCCAGGGCGCGGTCGTCCTCGCCGACTACCCGGACGAGGACTTCGTCGTCACGAAGCCGGCGAACTCGACGGTGTTCGGCAACCCCGCGCCGACCGCCGCGAACATCCCGCGGGCGAACGTCGCGCAGTACTACCAGGACTTCCTCAACAAGCCCGAGGCGCTCAACAACGGGCACACCATCAACGAGTACTGGATGGAGGACTCCGGCGGCCGCTTCGGCGTGCAGCTGACGGCGTTCGGGCCGTACCGGATGCCCGGGCAGTCCTACGAGTACGGCATGGAGTTCCAGCCGAGCGCGTGCCCGCCGGGTGCGAACTGCACCCGCGACATCCGCAAGGACGCCGGTGCCGCCTGGCGCGCCGACGTCGGTGACGCCGCGAACCGGTTCGACTTCGTCTTCTACCTCTCCGCGGGCCAGGACGAGAGCTCGACCTGGCAGGAGTTCGGCGAGATGAAGTTCGGCACCAAGGAGAACGTGCCTGACGCGTTCGGGCCGCCGAACCACGACCTGCCCAACTACGCGGCGACGCGGTACGTGCCGTGGACGTCGTGGAAGTCGGCCGCCGGCATCTGGCCGAACGCCGCGGACGGCAGCTCGGTGCAGGCCGAAAGCTCGGGCCAGTCGACCTACGCCCACGAGTTCAGCCACATCCTGGGCATCGGCGACAACTACAACAACCCGTTCGGCGTCCCGCCTTCGCGCAGCTACAGCGGGCCGTGGGACATGCTGTCGCGCGGGACGTTCAACGGGCCCGGCGGCCCGCACACGCGCTGGCAGATCCCGGCGACGCAGGGCAGCTCGATGGGCGCCCAGCACCAGCTGCGCAACAAGCTGAAGCTCGGCATCGTCGACCCGGCGGACGTGCTGCAGCTCGACCGGAACGACCTGGCGAAGACCGGCCCGGTGACGGCGCGCATCACCGCGCGCGAAACCGAGGCGCAGCCCGGCGCGTTCACCGGCCTGAACATCAAGCTCACCGGCGGCGACAAGAGCCCGAAGTGCGACCGCGCCAAGGACCCCTTCTGCGACGGCGGCGGCTACGACAACTACACCGTCGAGGTCGTCGACCGGATGGGTTCGGACTCCTTCGCCCCCGACTCCGGGGTCCTGATCACCAAGACGAAGAACCAGGACAACGCCCCCTTCGACTGGGTGATCGACGCGAACCCGCAGGACATCGGCATCACCGACTACACCAAGCCGGACGGCACGCCGGTCAAGATCACCGTCGGCGACTACCGGCAGCTCGACGACGCCCTCTTCAAGGCGGGCACCGAGGCGGCGAGCCCGTACGAGTACACCGACGAGGTGAACCGGCTGAAGTTCCTGATCACGGACCTGGCCCGGGACCGCACGGGCATCCTGTCGTACACGGTGACGGTGGCCTCGCTGGACGGCTCGGGCAGCCAGGCACGCGGCGCCGCGCTGACCCCGGCGCTGCCCGCGTTCGCCCGCGGCGGGCTCGCGACCTGCGACTTCGGCCTGCTCAACACGGGCTCGGCGAAGGGCGCGCAGGCGCCGTACGACAGCGACACCTACCGGCTGAGCGTCTCGACCGACGCGAAGGGCTGGGAGGTCCGGCTGCCGAACGAGCTGGCGACGGCGAAGTTCGGCGGCCACGTGAAGGTGCCGGCGTACGCGAAGCGCGGCGCGGGCGGTGACCTCGCGGCGCGAGTGAAGCTGACGGCGACGTCGGTGAGCGACCCATCGAAGACCGCGACGGCGAGCTGCGCGGCGTTCGGCTTCTGACCGTGTCCGGCCGGGCCGCCTCGGCGGGGCCCGGCCGGTCACGGCGGCTCGTGCACGGCGGACGTCGGCGCCCCACCTCCGGGCGGGGTCGTCGAGTCCGCGGGAGTCGGCTTCAACAGGACGCCGACCGCCGCGCCCGCCACCGCCGTGGCGATCGTCGTCGCGGCGGCCACGGCGATGGTCGTCACCGGAGTGATCAGGGAAGCGAAGCTGCGGAAGTCCCGGACGTGACCCCACTGCAGCCCGGCCGCGAGCGCCAGCCGGCGTTCCCAAAGCAGGCCGAGGCCGATCGACAGCACGGTCACCTGCCCGGTCCGGATGGCCAGGGCCACCCACACCGTCTGCGCCGGCGAGTACGGCGCGGTCGCCATCGCCAGCAGTTCCGACGGCAGCAGCGCCAGCAGCAGGAAACCGGCCTTCACCGTCGGCCGATCGCCTCGCACGACCGGGTAGAACAGGCCGAACAGCCCGCCGTACGCCACCCAGCGCAGCAGCCGGACGAGCTGCTGCACCTGGGTCGCCGTCGTCATCCGGCCGAGTTCCACGTCGGCGCCGAAGAAGATCAGCCAGCCCTCGTAGGTCATCACCGGCAGCGCCAGCACGGCCGCCGCGGCGGCGCCGAAGAGCAGGTTCCGCCTCGGCGAGAATCCGCCCCCGGACCCGAACGCCTCGGTTCCCGGCGAAACCTCCGGCGGCGATGGCGACCGGCCCACCGTTTCGTCCCACACGGCCCTCAGGCTTGCGGACGAGGTCGCCTCCTTGGCCGCCCGTTCCGGCGCGGCGCGGACGATCGCCACGCCGATTCGGTCGACGAAGCGCTGCCACAGCACGCTCCGCACGAGATCGCGGTGCTCGGCCACCGAGATCCCGGCCAGGCGCATGCCCGGCGCGGTCCGGGACCGCGGGACGAGCCACTGCAGCGTCACCACCAGCGACAGCGCCGCCACCGCCGGGCCGAGCAGCGTCAGGTAAGCCGGGATCGCCGCGATCACCGCGACCGCGATCCCGGCCGCCCGGGTCAGCGGCTCGGCGTAGAGGCCCGGGTCCGCCGAGAGCCGGTACAGCTGGACGATCAGCAGCACGAGCAGGGTCAGCAGCAGCACCGTCGCGGCACCGACGCCGATGCTCATCGGCTGGCCGAGGGCGGGGACGCTCATCAGGCCGCGTGGCGGATCGCGAAGCAGCGTCACGAGCGGCGCGATCAGGAGCACGCCGAGGACCACAGCCCCCGCGTACCCGAGTTTGCGGTGCCGCGGGAACAGCAGCGGCACCAGCGCGACCGGCACCGGGGTCAGCAGCAGGCCGATGCCGAGCGCTGCCACCGTGCCGTAGTCCAGCTGCGCCTGCTCGAACAGGAAGTCCAGGACGACCGCGCCGGGGACGAGCGAGAAGCCGAGCAGCGCGGCGAGGACGTCCAGGTCACGACGCCGGACCAGGCGCGCCGCCGGTGCCAGGAGCAGGCCCGCGACCACCGCCCCGCCGAGCATCGGCAGCGCGCCGTACCACGTCGGCCGCGCGACCGCGATGCCCGCGGCGGTCAGCACCACCGCGAGCACCGGCAGGTAGCGGCGGAGGCCACCGGCGAACGCGGGCTTGCCGGTCGTCCACCGGCACCAGCCGGCGGTGAGCACCGGCGCGACGACGACGACCAGGGCGAGCACCACGTCCCGCAGCGCCCGGCGGACGTCCGGCACCGCAGCCGACTGCTGGGTCCACAACAGCACCGACGCCAGGACCGGCACCGCCGTGAGGTACAGCGCCGCGCCCCGCCGCAGCGGGCGCCGCAACGGATGCTCTGAGCGAGCGCCCGCCACCAGGAGGATCAGCCAGGGCACCGCCATCGCGACGTGCCAGAGGACCGGCCCGCGCGTCAGCGACAGCACGTTCGTCGCCTCGGACGCCTCCGCCGCCGACGGGTCGACGCCGACCGAGACGTACAGCGCGTCCTGCACGCGGCCGGTGAACGTCAGTGCTTGGCGGTTCACCATCGTCGGTTCGTCGCCGCCGGAGCGCACCTGGGTGATCGCGACGCCGTCCGCGCGCACGTTCAGCGTCCGGAGTGCGACCTGGCCGGTCCGGTCGTGATCCGACTTCTCGACCAGCACCTGGGCGCGCACCTGCACCGGACGGCTCGACACGAGCAGTCGCGCGTTGAGCCCGGTGGGGCCGTACTCGACGACCGGCGCGGCGTAGGTGCCGTCCGCCGGGCCACCGGCCACCATGTGGGCCAGTGCCGCACCGCCGACGACGCCGCTGCCGACGGCCGCGACGAGCGGATCGGTCCGGGGGACCGTGATGACGTAGTCGGTGTGCGCTTCGATGCCCCGCAGGCTGGTGCGGAAGGTCACGGTCACGTCCGCGACGCGGGACAGCGACGCTCCGGCCGCGATAGCGGCGTCCTGCGCGGTGGAGTACGGGGTCAGCGGCGGAAGGACGACCTGCCGGGTGGGCTGCAGGGTCCCGGACACGACCGCGATGACCACCGGTGCCGCGGCGAGCAGCCCGGCCAGCGCGTACCGGATCGGTCTCGGCAGCCTCATCGGCCCAAGGTAGGTCGGTGCCCGGGGGAAACCGGTGTCCGTCGATCAAGTTCGCCGGGACGGCTCAACCGGGTGCCCGGTTCGTGGGCAAGCCGTGACCTCCCGGGTGTAACGGGGGCCTCGCACGGGCGGCGCTAGGCTCACCCCATGAGCGTGGTCTACGACTGCAGCAAGCGGGAGTCCCGGGCCGACGGACTGGCGGCGGCCGCGGGCGCGGTCCGGTCGAGCAGGCTGGTCGTCCTGCCGACCGACACGGTCTACGGCATCGGCGCCGACGCGTTCGACGCGGGCGCCGTCCAGGCGCTGCTGCGCGCGAAGAACCGCGGCCCCGACATGCCGGTCGGCGTGCTCGTCGGCTCGTGGTCCACTGTGGACGGCCTGGTGCTCGGCGTGCCCCCGCAGGCGCGCGCGCTCATCGAAGCCTTCTGGCCGGGCGACCTGTCCATCGTGCTCCCGCACGCGCCGAGCCTGCAGTGGAACCTCGGCGACGCCCGCGGCACGGTGATGCTGCGGATGCCGCTGCACCCGGTGGCCCTGGAGCTGCTGCGCGACGTCGGCCCGATGGCCGTGTCGAGCGCGAACGTCTCGGGCCGGCCGCCGGCCAGCACCGCGCAGGAGGCGCAGGAACAGCTCGGCGACTCGGTCGCGGTGTACCTCGACGGCGGGTCGAGCGGCGAGCCCGTCGCGTCGAGCATCGTCGACCTCACCGGCACCGAGCCGGTGGTGCTGCGGGAAGGCGCCGTGGGCAAGGAAGCCATCGCGGAGGTGCTCGGTGTGCCCGCGGAATCGTTGGCCTGAAGCCGGATCACCTCGACGACCGCGGCACGATAGCGTGTCGCGGGTGACCCCGACCCCGCGAGCGTGACGCACCCGTGCCGCCCACATCCGGTCTTCTCCCCATCCGGGAATACATCCTCGTCGCGCTGACCGCGACGGCCGTGACGTACCTCCTCACCGGCGTCGTGCGCCGGATCGCGATCCGCGTCGGCGCGATCGCCAACCCGCGGGCGCGCGACGTCCACGTCGCCCCGATCCCGCGGATGGGCGGGATCGGCATCTTCCTCGGCGTCGCCGGCGCGATGGGCCTGGCCCACCAGCTGCCCGCGCTGTCGCACGGCTTCGACGCGTCGTTCGACTCGGTCGGCGTGCTGCTCGCGGCCGGGGTGATCTCGCTGATCGGCGCGCTCGACGACCGGTTCGAGCTGGACGCCTGGACGAAGCTGGCCGGCCAGGTCATGTGCGCCGGGATCCTGGTCATCTTCGGCGTGCAGTGGGTCTCGTTCTGGGTGCCGTGGGGCGGCAGCGGCGACTCGTTCGGCTCGGTGCTGGTGCTCGACAAGAACCAGGGCGCGCTGCTCACCGTCGTGATGGTCGTGGTGATGGTCAACGCGATGAACTTCGTCGACGGCCTCGACGGCTTGGCCGGCGGCCTCGGCTTCATCGCGGCGGCGGCGACGTGCGCGTTCTCGCTCGGTCTGCTGGACAGCTCCGGCGGCGACGTCGGCACCTACCCGCCGGCGCTGATCGCGGCGACGCTCGCCGGCGCGTGCCTGGGGTTCCTGCCGTACAACTTCCAGCCCGCGAAGATCTTCATGGGCGACTCGGGCTCGATGATGATCGGCCTGATGCTCGCGGGCGCCACGACGTCGGCGTCCGGGCGCGTGCCGTACCCGCAGTTCAGCGGCAAGGACGCGATCGCGCTGCTGTCGCCGCTGGTCGTCGTGGCGGCGGTGCTGTTCGTGCCGCTGCTGGACCTGATCATGGCGGTCGTCCGCCGCACCCGCCGCGGCGAAAGCCCGTTCGCGGCCGACAAGATGCACCTGCACCACCGGCTGCTGGAGATCGGCCATTCCCAGCGCCGCGCGGTGCTGCTGATCTACTTGTGGGCGGGGATCCTGGCGTTCGGAGCGGTCTCGGTGACCCTGTTCGACGACGCCGCGGCGCTGTGGATCATCGGGGTCGGCCTGGTGTTCGCGGTGGTGGTCTCGATCGTCCCGCGGCTGCGCTCGCGCAACCAGCCGGGAACCTGACCGGCCGCGTTCTCTACACTCGGGTGCTGAACCGAGCAGGGAGCCAGCCGTGAGCGAGACCGAAACCGAAGCGCAGGAGAACCCGCACGCCAAGGTGGTGCTGCAGGCCGCCCGCGCGATGACGAAGGCTTCGCTGCTCGTCACGCCGCCCGCGGTGATCGTCTGCATCGTGCTCTTCAGCATCCTGAAGGGCATGCCCGGCTTCCTCGGCTCGCTCGTCGGCGGCGTGCTCGCCATGCTGGCGTCGCTGTCCACGCTCGGCCTGATGAAGTTCAGCGCCGGCCAGGACCCGATGTTCGTCATGGTCATCGCGCTCGGCGGGTACGTCGTGAAGGTCGTCCTGCTGTTCGGGGCC of the Amycolatopsis sp. NBC_01488 genome contains:
- a CDS encoding MerR family transcriptional regulator, giving the protein MRIGELAGRTGVSTRLLRYYGEQGLLTASRDGNGYRTYDEDAVVRVRQIRRLLAAGLTTEVIASALQCARGEEAHLDLCPELAGLLHRELTAMDDRIGVLQRRRSTLAGYLSADG
- the prmC gene encoding peptide chain release factor N(5)-glutamine methyltransferase produces the protein MNRQPLRLAIIEATRILERAGVASPRFDAEVIAAHVLGVDRGRLPMVPLVDPPVVEAIGQLVQQRAKRIPLQYLTGWAALGEISVAVGAGVFVPRPETELLLEWGVKFLQGREFPVVVDLCTGSGALALAVAHARPDAVVYAVDVDPQALAWARHNADVHADAGNTPIRLYSGDIGDPTMFAELDGLVDLVLCNPPYVPEGTPVPPEVAEHDPPRAVFAEESGLAVIRHAIAAGARLLRPGGGLAIEHDDTHGSAVPALVRARRVLTGVEDHADLTGRARFVTARRLG
- a CDS encoding M6 family metalloprotease domain-containing protein, with amino-acid sequence MRPSTPKALALLAAVTVLSGLGAGTAAAEPLTRGWPAPIDAAHWENQDHMTWSDYTKVPGTNWADPSVKPTQRTFQGAVVLADYPDEDFVVTKPANSTVFGNPAPTAANIPRANVAQYYQDFLNKPEALNNGHTINEYWMEDSGGRFGVQLTAFGPYRMPGQSYEYGMEFQPSACPPGANCTRDIRKDAGAAWRADVGDAANRFDFVFYLSAGQDESSTWQEFGEMKFGTKENVPDAFGPPNHDLPNYAATRYVPWTSWKSAAGIWPNAADGSSVQAESSGQSTYAHEFSHILGIGDNYNNPFGVPPSRSYSGPWDMLSRGTFNGPGGPHTRWQIPATQGSSMGAQHQLRNKLKLGIVDPADVLQLDRNDLAKTGPVTARITARETEAQPGAFTGLNIKLTGGDKSPKCDRAKDPFCDGGGYDNYTVEVVDRMGSDSFAPDSGVLITKTKNQDNAPFDWVIDANPQDIGITDYTKPDGTPVKITVGDYRQLDDALFKAGTEAASPYEYTDEVNRLKFLITDLARDRTGILSYTVTVASLDGSGSQARGAALTPALPAFARGGLATCDFGLLNTGSAKGAQAPYDSDTYRLSVSTDAKGWEVRLPNELATAKFGGHVKVPAYAKRGAGGDLAARVKLTATSVSDPSKTATASCAAFGF
- a CDS encoding L-threonylcarbamoyladenylate synthase, with translation MSVVYDCSKRESRADGLAAAAGAVRSSRLVVLPTDTVYGIGADAFDAGAVQALLRAKNRGPDMPVGVLVGSWSTVDGLVLGVPPQARALIEAFWPGDLSIVLPHAPSLQWNLGDARGTVMLRMPLHPVALELLRDVGPMAVSSANVSGRPPASTAQEAQEQLGDSVAVYLDGGSSGEPVASSIVDLTGTEPVVLREGAVGKEAIAEVLGVPAESLA
- a CDS encoding glycosyltransferase family 4 protein gives rise to the protein MPPTSGLLPIREYILVALTATAVTYLLTGVVRRIAIRVGAIANPRARDVHVAPIPRMGGIGIFLGVAGAMGLAHQLPALSHGFDASFDSVGVLLAAGVISLIGALDDRFELDAWTKLAGQVMCAGILVIFGVQWVSFWVPWGGSGDSFGSVLVLDKNQGALLTVVMVVVMVNAMNFVDGLDGLAGGLGFIAAAATCAFSLGLLDSSGGDVGTYPPALIAATLAGACLGFLPYNFQPAKIFMGDSGSMMIGLMLAGATTSASGRVPYPQFSGKDAIALLSPLVVVAAVLFVPLLDLIMAVVRRTRRGESPFAADKMHLHHRLLEIGHSQRRAVLLIYLWAGILAFGAVSVTLFDDAAALWIIGVGLVFAVVVSIVPRLRSRNQPGT